The Gammaproteobacteria bacterium genome contains a region encoding:
- a CDS encoding serine hydroxymethyltransferase, producing the protein MFRMTERIEGYDEKLWAAMLNERQRQEDHIELIASENYTSPRVLEAQGSVLTNKYAEGYPGKRYYGGCEYVDVAEQLAIDRAKELFGAAYVNVQPHSGSSANAAVYMALAEPGDTILGMSLAHGGHLTHGAAVNFSGKLYNAVQYGLNDENGEIDYDQVESLAKKNEPRLIMAGFSAYSRIVDWARFREIADSVGAYLVVDMAHVAGLVAVGLYPSPVSIADVTTTTTHKTLRGARGGMILARANEAVEKKLSSLVFPGTQGGPLMHAIAGKAVALKEALEPGFKLYQQQVISNAQAMADSFIERGYKIVSGGTDNHLFLVDLIGKDITGKDADAALGRAYITVNKNSVPNDPRSPFVTSGIRIGTPASTTRGFGEIEMRQVADWISDILDHMGDESVVDNVRTQVLDLCSRFPVYADK; encoded by the coding sequence ATGTTTAGGATGACAGAACGTATAGAAGGTTATGATGAGAAATTGTGGGCTGCGATGCTGAATGAGAGACAGCGTCAGGAAGATCACATAGAACTGATCGCCTCTGAGAACTACACCAGCCCCCGAGTACTTGAAGCCCAGGGATCGGTGCTTACCAATAAGTATGCAGAAGGATATCCAGGCAAACGGTACTATGGCGGGTGCGAATATGTGGATGTGGCTGAGCAGTTGGCCATAGATCGCGCGAAAGAACTTTTTGGTGCGGCCTACGTAAATGTCCAGCCACACTCAGGGTCCAGCGCTAATGCAGCAGTCTATATGGCACTTGCGGAGCCCGGTGACACCATTCTTGGTATGAGTCTCGCACACGGTGGCCATTTAACCCATGGTGCTGCGGTGAATTTTTCCGGAAAGCTGTACAACGCCGTGCAATATGGGTTGAATGACGAAAACGGAGAAATCGATTATGATCAGGTAGAAAGCCTGGCGAAGAAAAACGAACCTCGGTTAATTATGGCGGGGTTTTCAGCCTATAGCCGCATTGTTGACTGGGCAAGATTCCGGGAGATAGCAGATTCCGTCGGTGCATACCTTGTCGTCGATATGGCGCATGTCGCCGGCCTCGTAGCAGTAGGACTCTACCCCAGTCCAGTTTCAATTGCTGATGTCACCACCACCACAACGCACAAGACGCTGCGTGGCGCCCGTGGCGGCATGATTCTGGCCCGCGCAAATGAAGCCGTCGAAAAGAAGCTGAGCTCGTTGGTGTTCCCGGGTACTCAGGGCGGTCCGCTAATGCACGCGATTGCAGGAAAGGCGGTTGCATTGAAAGAGGCGCTTGAACCAGGGTTCAAGCTCTACCAACAGCAGGTGATCAGTAATGCGCAGGCGATGGCAGATTCGTTTATTGAAAGAGGGTACAAGATTGTGTCGGGTGGTACCGATAACCACCTGTTTTTGGTTGATCTGATCGGTAAGGATATCACCGGCAAGGATGCAGATGCGGCGCTCGGCAGGGCTTATATCACGGTCAACAAAAATTCCGTACCCAATGATCCTCGCTCACCATTCGTCACGAGCGGGATTCGTATCGGCACGCCAGCCAGTACCACACGAGGATTTGGTGAGATTGAGATGCGACAGGTTGCGGACTGGATCAGCGATATCCTTGATCACATGGGTGATGAGAGTGTGGTGGACAATGTGCGAACACAGGTATTGGATTTGTGTTCACGTTTTCCGGTGTACGCAGACAAATAG
- a CDS encoding sarcosine oxidase subunit beta family protein, translated as MKNKYSIFSLVRNAFSYHQNWPEAWRSPDPRPAYDVIIVGGGGHGLATAYYLAKEHSIARIAVLEKGWIGGGNTGRNTTIVRSNYLWDEAACLYEKSLKLWEGLSQELNYNVMFSQRGVMNLGHSLQDLRDIVRRSSANLLNGIDSEVLTPAQIKQIEPTINISQQTRYPILGASFQPRGGVARHDAVAWGFARGADRYGVDIIQNCEVTGIRQKNGSVTGVETTRGFIAGSKVGIVAAGHSSVLADYAGLRMPIESHPLQALVSEPLKPVLNTVIMSNAVHGYISQSDKGELVVGAGIDPYIGYGQRGSYSVIEGNIAAIVELFPNFSRVKMLRQWGGIVDVCPDACPIISLTPVKGLYFNCGWGTGGFKATPGSGWVFAYTIARNTPHELNAAFDLNRFYTGALIDEHGAAGVAH; from the coding sequence ATGAAAAATAAGTACTCGATTTTCAGCCTGGTACGAAACGCATTCAGTTATCATCAGAACTGGCCCGAGGCTTGGCGGAGTCCGGATCCTAGACCTGCTTACGATGTGATCATAGTGGGTGGAGGTGGGCACGGCCTTGCGACTGCTTACTACCTGGCAAAAGAACATTCGATTGCCAGAATCGCGGTACTCGAAAAGGGCTGGATCGGTGGTGGAAATACCGGTCGCAACACCACAATAGTTCGTTCCAATTATTTGTGGGACGAGGCTGCCTGTCTTTATGAAAAATCACTGAAGCTGTGGGAGGGACTCAGTCAGGAACTGAACTACAACGTCATGTTCAGTCAGCGCGGAGTGATGAACCTCGGTCATTCGCTTCAGGATTTGCGGGACATTGTTCGACGTTCCAGCGCCAATCTGCTAAACGGAATCGACAGCGAAGTGCTGACCCCCGCCCAGATCAAGCAGATCGAACCGACTATTAATATTTCGCAACAGACACGTTACCCAATTCTTGGCGCGTCGTTCCAGCCCCGCGGAGGTGTTGCCCGTCATGACGCGGTCGCCTGGGGCTTTGCGCGGGGTGCGGACCGATATGGGGTCGATATCATTCAGAACTGCGAGGTGACTGGTATCCGTCAGAAAAATGGATCGGTGACAGGCGTTGAAACAACTCGCGGTTTCATTGCAGGATCCAAGGTCGGTATTGTTGCAGCCGGTCATTCGAGTGTGCTGGCAGACTATGCTGGTCTGCGGATGCCTATCGAGAGTCACCCTCTACAGGCACTGGTTTCGGAGCCTTTAAAGCCTGTGCTCAATACGGTGATTATGTCGAATGCTGTCCACGGCTACATCAGCCAGTCCGATAAAGGCGAACTCGTGGTTGGTGCCGGCATAGATCCTTATATCGGGTATGGCCAAAGGGGCAGCTATTCGGTTATCGAAGGAAATATCGCTGCAATTGTCGAGCTCTTTCCGAATTTCAGCAGAGTCAAAATGCTTCGGCAGTGGGGTGGAATTGTTGATGTCTGCCCAGATGCCTGCCCCATTATTTCACTGACACCCGTAAAAGGTTTGTATTTTAACTGTGGCTGGGGTACGGGAGGATTCAAGGCAACACCGGGTTCGGGCTGGGTGTTTGCTTACACAATCGCACGCAACACGCCGCATGAATTGAATGCAGCATTCGATCTCAACCGATTTTACACGGGCGCTTTGATCGATGAACACGGGGCTGCCGGTGTTGCGCACTGA
- a CDS encoding sarcosine oxidase subunit delta, with amino-acid sequence MLRIDCPWCGPRDQTEFSYGGEAHIVRPAQPETLSDEAWGDYLFNRKNTKGRFLEQWCHTAGCRRWFNAVRDSQSYQIEAVYRIGEQPPEGIVK; translated from the coding sequence ATGCTGAGGATTGACTGTCCCTGGTGTGGGCCACGTGACCAGACGGAGTTCAGTTACGGGGGTGAAGCCCACATTGTAAGACCGGCGCAGCCTGAAACGCTTTCCGATGAAGCCTGGGGCGACTATCTGTTCAATCGCAAAAACACAAAGGGCAGATTTCTCGAACAGTGGTGCCACACAGCGGGTTGCCGCCGCTGGTTCAATGCCGTCAGAGACAGCCAGTCCTATCAAATCGAGGCGGTATACAGGATCGGTGAGCAGCCGCCAGAGGGTATAGTCAAGTGA